In Microbacterium maritypicum, the following are encoded in one genomic region:
- a CDS encoding cutinase family protein yields MGDQIAPLASKVSTEAYPTYFEALNYPATAPDYLQSVASGSTALINELNYLSTLCGGCGPAVIIAGHSQGANVISDALGNGQWPQGPTLTAQAQKMISAVVFYGDPQYWPTDAWNAPYSPGGLWGPAEEHAGRG; encoded by the coding sequence ATGGGTGATCAGATCGCCCCATTGGCAAGCAAGGTCAGTACTGAGGCATACCCGACGTACTTCGAGGCGCTGAACTATCCGGCGACGGCCCCCGACTACTTGCAGAGCGTTGCGAGTGGGTCGACTGCTCTCATCAATGAACTCAACTACCTGTCGACGCTCTGTGGAGGGTGCGGACCAGCCGTGATCATCGCCGGGCACTCGCAGGGGGCTAACGTCATTTCAGATGCTCTCGGCAATGGACAGTGGCCGCAAGGCCCCACTCTCACCGCGCAAGCACAAAAGATGATCTCCGCCGTGGTCTTCTATGGCGATCCGCAGTACTGGCCTACGGACGCCTGGAACGCACCCTATTCGCCGGGGGGGCTATGGGGCCCTGCAGAGGAACACGCTGGTCGCGGCTGA